The window CACATCGGGTGTTTCGGATGAGGGTGAAATAATGCGCGAAGACGAATGGACCCGCACACTGGCCAAAGCGTACAGAAAGCATCTCAGCAATATGCGAGGGAATCGACGATCGGTTTTGGATGAGTATGGGGCCACCTCGCCCGCCGAGTTTTTTTCGGTGGCTTCTGAAGCCTTTTTCGAAAGCGCCGATGAATTGTTCAGGGAAATGCCTGATCTCTACCGCATCCTGAAGGATTTCTATGGCCTCGATCCCATCTCGTGGAAGGGGTAGCGGCTTTTCAAAAAATGAATCACCGCGGAGGCGCAAAGGGCGAAGAGGAGGAATAGGTGAGCCGTTGGATAATATTTACCCTAAACATCGCTCCAGCCGGTTTCAATGAACCGGGAATAGATATAGTAATCATATCGACTTTCAGAGCAGTACACACCTGAATGCACCACAACCCGTTTTCGAAACCCCTATATACTCCGCGGCCTTTGCGCCTCTGCGGTGAACCAAGCCGTTTTAACTCCTGAAGGGAGATGCGTATTTTTACCTGTTCACAAACAGCAATTAATATAATCCATGCGAAATAACGACATTCTGAAAAGCCTGCGGTATATACTTGATATTAATGAGGCCGAAATGGCACAGATTCTGAAACTGGCCGGCTATCAGCCCAAACGCTCCGAGATCGAATACATTTTTGAAGAGCATGACGATGAGGCACCCGACACAACCCATGAGCTGACGGCCCATTTTCTGGATGGGGTTATCTTTCACAAAAGAGGCAAAAGCGATAAGCACCCGCCTCAGCCCATTCGCTATCCGGTAACCAATAACATGGTGTTAAAAAAATTACGCGTGGCGTTTAAACTAAGGGAAGACGATATACTGGAACTTTTAAAACGTACGGGATTTAAGATCTCATCAACAGAACTGAGTGCTTTTTTCCGAAAAGAGAATCAAAAAAATTACCGTCCGGCAGGCGATCAGGTTCTCCGCTATTTTTTGAGAGGCCTGGCGGAAAGAGAAAGGGGGAGTTAGGGGTATTGAGTAGTGTGTATTGAGTGTGAAGCGGATGCGATGCGGATCAATTTCAGTAGTAGCTTACAACGAACAACGATATAACGGCTATCCCGAAAAAGTCATAATTCTGGACATGAAACCCTCCTGTTCCCAAACAGGGTAACGGATTGATGCTCCAGCACTGTATCTATGATCTTATGCAATATCGGGCTATATTTAGTGCCCTATGAATAAAAGGACGTCACACTCCCTCAATATACTTGAAACCCCTTTTTCAACGGTAACATCTGCCGGCCATTGGTTTCATGCCACACGAAAAACAATTGAAGATTTTGTGCCCGGGCTTCTTAAAAAGTATGAGTACGAAACCCTGATTGCGAAGGCTGTTGCATGGATCGATAGTGCCGATTCGATTGCCATGCTGCTCTATTTTATCCTGGCTTATACCACCGATGTCTGGGTGGCCGCTGTGCTTGCCCCGATTTTTCATTTCTTCTGGTATCACAACAAAAGCGGATTTGTCAATATCACGGTCACACCCATTCTATCGCTGATTAATAAGGATCTCTTTCAAATTACTGTCGCCGCCATTGCGCTGAGTTTTATGGGTATTTATGGCATGTACACTGCACTGATTTTTGGCATTATTTACTTTTTTCTGTTTAAAGTGGGGCTGCTCCGAAGATTATGGGACAGTTTGGACAGGCGTAAAACATCCAGGGGGAACGGGCTGCCGCTCAACGATCGTGTACTGAAGATGATAATGGTGCGTTATGCACTGTACGAAAATATGCCGCCACCCGAGGTAGAGAGACTTGAACGGCATGTTGAGCAAGCCGTTATTGATTTTAACACCAGGAAAAAATGAAAAAGATACGGTTATTCATCGCACGGCACGGACAAACGGATTATAACAGGAGAGGTCTGCTGCAGGGGCGCGGTATCGATGCGCCGCTCGACGAGACCGGATTCCGGCAGGCTGACCTGCTTTCAACATACTTGAGCGGATATGACACGGACGGTTTGTACTCCAGTTCACTGGTGCGAACGTGGCAAACCGCTGAACCTCTTCGAAAAGCCAAAAAAATGGACATTGTCCGTGAAAAAGACCTGGATGAGATGCATTTTGGTGAATTTGAGGGCAAACCGTACCTGGACGCCGCCAGGGAGTTGGACAATATCCAGAAATTCTGGAAACGGGGAGACCTGGACGTGCCTGTACCCGGAGGGGAGTCGCCCCGTCAGGTTTTTGACAGGGCCAACGCTGCTTTTCATGACATTGTAAGGAAATTTTCCGGTACGAGCCTGGTAATGATATTACACGGGCGGCTGATCAGGATACTTGTTTCGGAATGGCTGGGGATGGGACTGAAGAATATGCATAAAATTGAGCATCAGAACGCGGGAATCAATCAGCTTGTTTATGATGGCAGCTTTAAAGCCGTTTATCTGAATAAAACCGATCACCTGGTTTCATAAACGGCATGACTGCTTTGAACAAGTTGAATTTAAACATAGTGATTTAAAGAGTATGAGTGAGAAAGTAAGATCCATGTTTGCAGATATTGCTGACGATTATGACCGGATCAATAGTATTCTGTCTTTTGGTGTACATAATGCATGGAGAAAAAAAACTGTGCTGGAAAGCGGTGCTGCACCGGGCGATCGCGTACTCGATTGTGCAACCGGAACCGGTGATCTTGCCCTCGAATTCAAGAAAACTGTAGGGCATGAGGGATATGTATTGGGTACGGATTTCTGCAGGGAGATGATAGAGCACGCTCCCGGCAAGGCTGAAAACCGAAAGCTGGTTGTAGATTTTGAAGTTGCCGACGCCATGAACCTGCCCTATGAGGATAACGGTTTTGACATAGCCAGTATCGCATTTGGAATCCGAAATGTGGATGATCCGTCCGTGGCACTGAAAGAGATGGCCCGCGTCGTAAAACCCGGTGGCCGCGTGGTGGTTCTGGAATTCGGGCAGCCTGAGGGGATGATGAGCTATCCGTTCAAAATGTACAGCAGACACGTTATGCCCGCAATCGGTGGGTGGATCAGCGGTAACCGGGAAGCTTACACATATCTGCCGGAAACCAGCGCAGCATTTCCGGCCGGTGACCTTTTTTTAAAGCTCATGGAAGAGACCGGTTCATTCGCTTCTCAGCGTGCCGTAAAACTTACAGGTGGAATTGCTTACGTCTATGTGGGTACCGTGGCTTAGATTTACTATATTCAAATCCTGCCGCCGGCCTTGATTGTTGTGACAGACTGTAATCAAAATACACCAGGCGTCGGTGCCGGGCAGCAGTTTCGGGAAGTACCCGTTTCCTGCTGATGGAAAATATTGAAATGTGTTTCAAACTATAACGACGACAGATGGATGTAGAAGAGATCAAAAAGTATATACCGCACCGGTATCCGTTTCTATTAATCGACAGGGTTCTCGAGCTGGAAGAAGACCGTATTGTTACCATAAAAAATGTCACCGTTAACGAAGATTATTTTAACGGCCACTTTCCGGGCTCTCCGATCATGCCGGGTGTGCTCCAGGTGGAAGCCATGGCGCAAAGCGGAGCGCTGATGATTATGAAGAATTCGGTTGATGATCCTGAAAAAACCCTGATGGTTTTTACGGGAATAAAAAACGCCAAATTCAGGAAATCGGTGGTTCCGGGAGACCAGCTGCGTATGGAAGTTCAGATGGTGAACCGGCGTCGAAATTTTATCACAATGATCGGAAAGGCGTCTGTTGATGGGAATGTGGTTTGCGAACTGGAAGCTTCAGCGGCGCTCGTACCAAAAGAGAAAGCATGAGCACAGAATCAGGAAACGACCGTCCCGAGAAAGTAACTACGCAAACCGTTGTGGAGATGAAGCGCAACGGGAAAAAAATCAGCATGCTCACCGCATATGATTATACCATGGCGGGAATCATTGACGGAGCCGGAGTAGACGTTATACTGGTGGGTGATTCGGCAAGCAACGTCATGGCCGGATATGATACAACCGTACCGATGACGATTGAGCACATGATTTACCACACCTCTTGCGTGGTTCGTGGTGTGGACCGTGCACTGGTCATTGCAGACCTTCCGTTCATGAGTTACCAGGTTACGGCCAAGGAAGCGTTGATTAATGCGGGACGAATGATGAAAGAAGCCGGTGCGCATGCTGTAAAGCTGGAGGGCGGGAAACCGATTGCAGCAACCGTGAAGCGAATTGTAGAAGCCGGTATACCGGTTATGGGCCATCTTGGGCTGACCCCGCAGAGCATCTATAAATTCGGAACCTACAAGGTGCGTGCCAAAGAGGATGAAGAGGCCGAACAGCTGCTGAAAGATGCAAAGGTTCTTGAAAAAGCAGGTGTATTTTCAATTGTACTCGAAAAAATTCCTGCGCCACTCGCCAAAAAAGTAACTGAATCTGTGTCTGTTCCAACAATAGGTATTGGGGCGGGTCCGCATTGTGACGGGCAGGTTCTGGTTTTACATGACATGCTTGGGCTGAATAAGGATTTTTCACCCCGTTTTCTCAGGCGCTACGCCGATCTGCATGAGTCTATGACAAAAGCCGTACAGCACTACATCCAGGATGTGAAGAGCGGTGACTTTCCCAATGAAAATGAACAGTATAAGTGATTTGGGCAGACGTCAGACGTGAGCCGGAGAATCAGTACGAAGTACAACGCATTCATTTGCAAAGCAGTGAAACTGTAAATCTCTTTCTTGCTTTTACACTTTATCACATCATCACATACATACTCTTACACATTAACACGTAAGCACATTGGTTTTTAGAAATGCAGCAATCCTCAAAACCCCTTATCCTTGTCTGTAACGATGACGGGATTTTTTCACCCGGTATCAAAGCGTTGGCTGAGGTAGCCGATGAGTTCGGGGATGTGGAAATTGTTGCCCCCGACAGGCAGCAGAGCGCAGTGGGACATGCCATTACGGTATCCACACCTCTCAGGGCGCGACCTTTTCTTATTGACAACAGATTCAGTGGCCAGGCGGTAACCGGTACGCCCGCCGATTCTGTTAAGCTTGCCCATAATCAGCTTTTAAACCGTAAACCGGACCTGGTGGTAAGCGGCATTAATCATGGAAGCAACGCAGGAATCAATATACTCTACTCCGGTACGGTCAGTGCTGCAACTGAGGGCACCATCCTGGGATACCCCTCCATTGCTTTCTCCTGTACCGATTTCAAGGAAGATGCGGATCTGGCCGGATGTCAGGACGCTGCACGTAAAGTGATCGGGTATGTACTGAACCATGGTCTCCCGAAAGGTGTAACGCTTAATGTGAATGCTCCGGCCGGTTCGCTGAAAGGAATTAAGTGGGCGAGACAGGCCAACAGCCGTTATGTGGAGGAATTTGAGGGACGCGTGGACCCGCAAAATCGCTCCTACTACTGGATGACCGGAAAATTCCAGCTATTGGATGAGGATGAACAAAATGATATCGCCGTACTGGATAAAGGATTCGCCTCAGTTACGCCGATTCAGTACGACCTGACCGCCTATTCACTCATGAATGATTTGAAGGATATTCAGCTGTAGGAGACATTGATCAGAGTATCAGGGTTAAAGTGTGTCGGTGTCATCAGGCAGAGGTCAAACTTCAGACGGAAAATCCTATAAAAAGCCGTCTGAAATATTCTATCTCATTACTCACTACTCACTACTTCATTCTGCCTTTTCCCTTTTCACTACTCTCTACGGCCGTCTGACGTTTGAAGTCTCCCTTTCAAAGACTCATAACTCAGCACTCCAATTTCACAGCCCTTTCTCTCTCAGATTGATCACAATATCCTTCCACATCTCTTCCACAAGCGGCTTGCGCTCTTTGCTTACCTGGATGTCGATCTGTTCAAGGTGACTGATGGGCTTGGTGCCCAGATGTTCGCCCCATATACCGCTCTTTGCAGTCACGAACGCATCATTTTCTCCTTCCCGCTGATAAATGAGCTGATTTTGAAGACGATATATCGGGTTTAAAGGATGCTCTGTACCCTTGCCGACAGCAGCGCTTACTGAGAAATAGGCAACAGACTCCTGGTCGGGCGTCTCCGGGTTGAACTCGTTTTCCACATACTGCGGGGTAAGCTGCTCCACGGCTGCTGCTGCGTCACTTCTGCTTCCGGGCAGTATATTCTCACCCAGCCAATTCATCAGCTCATTCAGCTTGTCTTTCAGAAGTTCCGGGGCGGTTAATACAATATCTGCAAGGCTTGTTCCGTGGTGGGGTGTAGAAATCGTGGTAAGGGAAGCAACGGAACCATCCATGCCAAGCCGTGTAATAGCAGCTCTCATATCGAGCCCGCCCATGCTGTGTGCCACCACGTTCATTTTTTCGTAGCCGTATTGTTGTTGAAGCTGCACAATTCTTTCAGCCCACTGTTCGGCACGTACCTGAATAGTTGAATAAGGGACAATATTGGGTGCAAAGGCTTCTACTCCGTAGGATCTAAGCCTCATGCAGGGGTCATGAATCGGTGAAGGCTTTATAAGCATTGAAATACCGCCATAACCGTGACAGAGCAGTACCGGATATTTCAGCTTAATTATTTCAGGCTGCGGAAACTCCTTCAGCTGAAATTTTTTCATGTATTTTTGGGGTTCAATCCACTTCATGGGAAGCCTGACCGGATGAGGTTGAGGTTTGAGACTGCCGCACGCGCAGTTCGGGATCATCAATAATGATAACGGAGCTGAGAATATTGTCGTTTAGCATAAAATGTAAATTCAGTGTGCGTGCAGGGAACTCTACAAGTCCAACTGTGGATACTCCGTAGGGCCAGACTGCCTGCTGTAAAGAGTAGTGCAGGGAAGTTTTTGAATATCCGGGCGCTACATACACCCGATACACGCTTCGCGAAAAAAGAGAGTCGACACGTACCGTATGTTTTTGGAGCTGTGAGCTCGAAAGCCCGGTCTCCTCAAGTGCAGATGAAAGAAGGGAGTCGAGCTGGGAAGCTGATTGCAGCCTCTTTTGGACTACGGGCTCACTTTTCCATAGTAACAGGGCTGAAAGCAGGGTGCTCGCAAAGAGCAACCCGGTGATCCAGCGTCTCTTTTGAATGCTTTTCTTCAGATTGTAAGATGAATCGTCAGTCAAAACCGTCCATTTAATGTTTGTACATACCGTACTCTGCTTGTACTTTCTGATGATAGTCAGGCCTGAGTAACAAGATACTTAAAAAAACAACGCAGAGTTGTTCTCCGGAGTAGCTGGCGCGATATTCTTGCCGGTTGCCTGTGAGTACATAACAGGCCGGATACACCGGCAAATGTAAGCATTGAATCTTATTGATGGCATATACTTTTCAAAAGGTAAGCAGCAAAAAACAGGCTGATCTGTTTTATCAATTTCCCTTTCAGATCTACCGGGATTATCCGAAGTGGGTGCCGCCATTCAGGTTTGAGCTGGAAAACATTTTTGATCCAGCAAAAAACCCCCTTTTTGAACAGGGCGAGTGTGAACGCTACCTCATGTTTGAGGGAAATGAACAGGTGGGGCGGTTTGCGGTAATGAACCACGCCGAGCGCGATGCAGTGTTCGACCCGCCTCTGGGTGGTTTTGGATTTCCGGAGATGGTCAATGACCAGGCGGTTGCAGATTCTCTGATTGGTTTTGTGAAGGAGTGGCATGGTAAAAGAGGATACAAAGCATTTCGGGGGCCCGTTAACTTTGGTGAAAACATAAACTGGTGGGGGCTGCTGGTTGAAAATTTTGAGGAACCCCCTATTTACGGCATGCACTACCACCCACCCTACTATCGTCGGCTGCTGGAAGCTACCGGCGCCGAAAAAATGGACGATCACTGGAGCTACAAACGTGATTTTTCAGATCCGCTTCCCGAACGTCTGGTACGCATTACAGATAGAATTGAGAGCCGGCCCGGTGTTAGCATACGTTCATTTGATATGAGCAATCCGGAACAGGATGCGGAGCTCATTCGGAAAATATACAGCAGAGCCTGGAGAGACCAGGATATCGAGGAGCGTGAGCATGAGTTTACAGAACTGACACGTGAAGATGTGCAGCAAATGGTAAAACAGCTCAAAAAAATTATGATTCCGGAAAGTGTTCTGCTTGCATTTGTTAATGGAGAACCGGCTTCCTTTATCGTTTGCGTGCCTGACTTGAATGAAATTTCAGCCGAGACGGGCGGCAGGCTGAAATTGTGGCATCTGCCGAAACTTTTTCGATTCAAAAAAAGGGCCAGGCACTTGAGAACAACGGTTTACGGAACGTTGCCAAAGTATCGCAAACTGGGTTTAGAGGCGCTTACGTTCGTTCGCGGCATTCAGATGACCCACGCCGCTGCTCCAACGCTTGAGTACCTTGAGGGGGCATGGGTGAGTGAAAAAAACTGGCTGATGCAGCGAAGCCTCGAAGCACTTGGCTGTCACCATCATAAAACGCACAGAACGTACCGCTGGGAGGTGTAATGTTATGCCACGAATCAGCTTGCCCCGATACAGGGTTGTCAATTAACGGTATTAGTGGTTGGCAGGGGGGGCGATGTGAGTTTCGAACCGATAAAAAATGTCCAGAAAACCAATCCAGACTTTCCCGGTTTCACTGTTTGTCGGTTTCCCCTTGCTAATGAAAACTAAGGGTCGCAAAATATCAATCACTAACATATCATTTTACTCCATACTCCATACTCGATACTCACTACCATCCCCCATCACACAGTCAGTTCCAGGTTCAGCCAGTCAGGACGCCCGTCATCCTGCAGCTCTTTGTAGATTGCCGGATTCTGTGCGTAGAGATACATTTCGCTTTGAACCGATACACCCCTGCATGATTTTAAGAGATCGAAAACAGGATCCTTTTTTTGCGCATAGAGGGTAATCAGGGTGTATTCGGATCCCCGATACGTGTTGTTTACATGGTGAAAAAGGGTTTTAAGCGCATCAGGACTGTCCTTGTGAGCGTAAAGAACCATAGAGAGCTGTTTCAATGGTTGATTGAGCCGGATAGGCGATGGCAGATTCATGACAGGAGAAAATAGCTTCAGTGCACCATTTACGAGACGTATAGCGGGAGTCAGTTCCAGTACCTGATAGCTTTTATAGAGATGCTCATCCCATAGTGCGGTAACCGCTTTGATCCGCCCGTTTTCACGTGCTACCAGAAAATTGTTAAGGGAAAGGTTCTCCAGTGCACCCAAATAATGTGTAAGGGTGGATTCATTGATTACCGGAGCAATCCGGAAACGTCCGGCGTACGATTGGTACACCTGAACAAGCTCCGAAAGATCCTCAACGGTGGGATGGCCAATGGTAAACCGGGGGTCTGTTTTCAGATTGAACAGCGGCAACAGGTTGAAGATGCGGTTGTCTCCAAGATGAAAAGCCTCCGGAATTCCTGCCCGACCACTGGCAAAAACAAGAGAGTTCTGATTGGATTTCAAAAAATTACCGACTACAAAGTCAGTATCTGAGGATAGTACATGATCAATTGCTTTTTTAACCATACGGAAAGCGGTGAGCCCTTTACGATATGCATCGTCGAGCCGAAGATCCATCATATAGGCAAACTTTCTGGGTACTCCGAGTACGGTTGCCATGTAATGAATGACGCCCACCTGACCCACAATCTTGCCATCATCCTCCACCACATAGTGCCATGAATCCGAATCAAGAAGCTTGTGAAGGGTATTAAAGCGCGGCGATCTGTTTACAAAAAATGTGATCATCCCTTCCTGATGGCATCGTTTGGAAAGAGCCTGTATCTGATCATTATCCGATTTCCCGGCAAGACGG of the Rhodohalobacter mucosus genome contains:
- a CDS encoding histidine phosphatase family protein; translated protein: MKKIRLFIARHGQTDYNRRGLLQGRGIDAPLDETGFRQADLLSTYLSGYDTDGLYSSSLVRTWQTAEPLRKAKKMDIVREKDLDEMHFGEFEGKPYLDAARELDNIQKFWKRGDLDVPVPGGESPRQVFDRANAAFHDIVRKFSGTSLVMILHGRLIRILVSEWLGMGLKNMHKIEHQNAGINQLVYDGSFKAVYLNKTDHLVS
- the ubiE gene encoding bifunctional demethylmenaquinone methyltransferase/2-methoxy-6-polyprenyl-1,4-benzoquinol methylase UbiE, with amino-acid sequence MSEKVRSMFADIADDYDRINSILSFGVHNAWRKKTVLESGAAPGDRVLDCATGTGDLALEFKKTVGHEGYVLGTDFCREMIEHAPGKAENRKLVVDFEVADAMNLPYEDNGFDIASIAFGIRNVDDPSVALKEMARVVKPGGRVVVLEFGQPEGMMSYPFKMYSRHVMPAIGGWISGNREAYTYLPETSAAFPAGDLFLKLMEETGSFASQRAVKLTGGIAYVYVGTVA
- the surE gene encoding 5'/3'-nucleotidase SurE is translated as MQQSSKPLILVCNDDGIFSPGIKALAEVADEFGDVEIVAPDRQQSAVGHAITVSTPLRARPFLIDNRFSGQAVTGTPADSVKLAHNQLLNRKPDLVVSGINHGSNAGINILYSGTVSAATEGTILGYPSIAFSCTDFKEDADLAGCQDAARKVIGYVLNHGLPKGVTLNVNAPAGSLKGIKWARQANSRYVEEFEGRVDPQNRSYYWMTGKFQLLDEDEQNDIAVLDKGFASVTPIQYDLTAYSLMNDLKDIQL
- a CDS encoding esterase/lipase family protein, which translates into the protein MKKFQLKEFPQPEIIKLKYPVLLCHGYGGISMLIKPSPIHDPCMRLRSYGVEAFAPNIVPYSTIQVRAEQWAERIVQLQQQYGYEKMNVVAHSMGGLDMRAAITRLGMDGSVASLTTISTPHHGTSLADIVLTAPELLKDKLNELMNWLGENILPGSRSDAAAAVEQLTPQYVENEFNPETPDQESVAYFSVSAAVGKGTEHPLNPIYRLQNQLIYQREGENDAFVTAKSGIWGEHLGTKPISHLEQIDIQVSKERKPLVEEMWKDIVINLREKGL
- a CDS encoding DUF1456 family protein, with translation MRNNDILKSLRYILDINEAEMAQILKLAGYQPKRSEIEYIFEEHDDEAPDTTHELTAHFLDGVIFHKRGKSDKHPPQPIRYPVTNNMVLKKLRVAFKLREDDILELLKRTGFKISSTELSAFFRKENQKNYRPAGDQVLRYFLRGLAERERGS
- a CDS encoding GNAT family N-acetyltransferase, which produces MQIRLAGKSDNDQIQALSKRCHQEGMITFFVNRSPRFNTLHKLLDSDSWHYVVEDDGKIVGQVGVIHYMATVLGVPRKFAYMMDLRLDDAYRKGLTAFRMVKKAIDHVLSSDTDFVVGNFLKSNQNSLVFASGRAGIPEAFHLGDNRIFNLLPLFNLKTDPRFTIGHPTVEDLSELVQVYQSYAGRFRIAPVINESTLTHYLGALENLSLNNFLVARENGRIKAVTALWDEHLYKSYQVLELTPAIRLVNGALKLFSPVMNLPSPIRLNQPLKQLSMVLYAHKDSPDALKTLFHHVNNTYRGSEYTLITLYAQKKDPVFDLLKSCRGVSVQSEMYLYAQNPAIYKELQDDGRPDWLNLELTV
- the panB gene encoding 3-methyl-2-oxobutanoate hydroxymethyltransferase: MSTESGNDRPEKVTTQTVVEMKRNGKKISMLTAYDYTMAGIIDGAGVDVILVGDSASNVMAGYDTTVPMTIEHMIYHTSCVVRGVDRALVIADLPFMSYQVTAKEALINAGRMMKEAGAHAVKLEGGKPIAATVKRIVEAGIPVMGHLGLTPQSIYKFGTYKVRAKEDEEAEQLLKDAKVLEKAGVFSIVLEKIPAPLAKKVTESVSVPTIGIGAGPHCDGQVLVLHDMLGLNKDFSPRFLRRYADLHESMTKAVQHYIQDVKSGDFPNENEQYK
- the fabZ gene encoding 3-hydroxyacyl-ACP dehydratase FabZ, translated to MDVEEIKKYIPHRYPFLLIDRVLELEEDRIVTIKNVTVNEDYFNGHFPGSPIMPGVLQVEAMAQSGALMIMKNSVDDPEKTLMVFTGIKNAKFRKSVVPGDQLRMEVQMVNRRRNFITMIGKASVDGNVVCELEASAALVPKEKA